One window of Tepidanaerobacter acetatoxydans Re1 genomic DNA carries:
- the fliY gene encoding flagellar motor switch phosphatase FliY: MDDQLLSSEEIKELMNGAAENVQITREEMDALGEIGNISIGTSATTLYSLLRNKVVITTPKVYITNIKKLKEAYPIPFISIEVSYTKGLNGSTLMIMKEDDAKIIADLMMGGDGSNVDVELDDIRMSAVGEAMNQMMGSAATSLSIMLKKDINISPPRVTRINLATDSLKGYFDEDEDIVTISFKMEVGDFLKSEIMQLMPIPFAKSLVEQLYTLSLSETTTNTDSINNEKINEEPKQIHSEQTSVRNITEQEAVLTMPQKEPLKSAQNAEVTVKPVEFHTFKEEPTAAQSSSLNLILDVPLEVTVELGRTEKTIKEILEISSGTIIELDKMAGEPADILVNGKLVAKGEVVVIDENFGVRITEIINSVDRVKSLQ, from the coding sequence ATGGATGATCAGTTGCTGTCATCTGAAGAAATTAAGGAACTTATGAATGGAGCAGCAGAAAATGTTCAAATAACAAGAGAAGAAATGGATGCATTAGGTGAAATTGGAAATATATCTATTGGAACTTCGGCTACGACATTATATTCTTTATTGAGAAATAAAGTGGTTATTACCACTCCAAAAGTTTATATAACAAATATTAAAAAATTAAAAGAAGCTTATCCGATACCGTTTATCAGCATTGAAGTTTCCTATACAAAGGGCCTTAATGGCAGCACTTTAATGATAATGAAGGAAGATGACGCAAAAATTATAGCAGATCTTATGATGGGGGGTGACGGGAGTAATGTTGATGTAGAATTAGATGACATTAGAATGAGTGCTGTAGGAGAAGCAATGAATCAAATGATGGGATCTGCAGCAACTTCATTATCTATAATGCTTAAAAAAGATATTAATATATCACCTCCACGTGTGACTAGGATAAATTTAGCTACAGATTCTTTAAAAGGATATTTTGATGAAGATGAAGATATAGTAACTATCTCTTTTAAAATGGAAGTTGGTGACTTTTTAAAAAGTGAAATAATGCAATTGATGCCGATTCCTTTTGCAAAAAGCTTAGTGGAACAACTTTATACCCTCTCCTTAAGTGAAACAACGACTAACACTGACAGCATAAATAATGAAAAAATTAATGAAGAACCAAAACAAATACATAGTGAGCAGACTTCGGTTCGAAATATAACAGAGCAAGAAGCTGTTTTAACTATGCCCCAAAAAGAACCTTTAAAATCAGCACAAAATGCTGAAGTTACAGTAAAGCCCGTGGAGTTTCACACATTTAAAGAAGAGCCGACTGCTGCTCAAAGCTCAAGTCTTAATTTGATACTGGATGTTCCATTGGAAGTCACTGTCGAATTGGGAAGAACAGAAAAGACCATAAAGGAAATTTTAGAAATATCTTCCGGGACCATTATAGAGTTAGATAAAATGGCTGGAGAACCGGCCGATATTTTAGTTAATGGAAAATTGGTAGCTAAAGGCGAAGTTGTGGTAATAGATGAAAACTTCGGGGTAAGAATAACAGAAATAATTAACTCTGTTGATAGGGTTAAGAGTTTACAGTAA
- a CDS encoding OmpA family protein — translation MKILPGSRRRSNKNDKQAAGAPAWMTTYGDLITQVLIFFVLLFSLSSVDQKKFDMAMLSLQGSLGIIEGGMTLSEGDFIEAGDAGSFLISAEEQREFELLEEKIQKIIDEDNIGGVQVNLDERGLVVRFVEGVLFDSGKADIRNDAKEILDKLAPLLIESHRQIRIEGHTDNLPIHTSEFPSNWELSTARAVNVVKYMIERHNLSPYIISAAGYSEYRPIAPNDSEKNRALNRRVDIIILKSASEAEEPK, via the coding sequence GTGAAGATATTGCCTGGTAGCAGACGGCGAAGTAATAAAAATGATAAACAAGCAGCAGGTGCTCCTGCATGGATGACTACTTACGGTGATTTAATCACACAAGTTCTTATATTCTTCGTGCTGCTGTTTTCACTTTCAAGTGTTGACCAAAAGAAATTTGACATGGCGATGCTTTCACTGCAAGGTTCATTAGGGATAATCGAAGGCGGTATGACTTTAAGCGAAGGAGATTTTATCGAAGCAGGAGATGCAGGAAGTTTTCTGATTTCTGCAGAGGAACAAAGGGAATTTGAGTTATTAGAAGAAAAAATTCAAAAAATCATAGACGAAGATAATATAGGTGGTGTCCAAGTTAATTTAGATGAGCGTGGGCTGGTTGTAAGATTTGTCGAGGGAGTTTTGTTTGATTCCGGCAAAGCGGATATAAGGAATGATGCAAAAGAAATTCTGGATAAACTTGCGCCATTGCTTATCGAAAGCCACAGACAAATAAGAATTGAAGGTCATACGGACAACTTACCCATACATACAAGTGAATTTCCTTCAAACTGGGAATTATCAACTGCAAGAGCCGTAAATGTTGTAAAATATATGATAGAAAGGCATAACTTATCCCCATATATTATATCGGCTGCAGGTTATAGTGAATATAGACCGATAGCTCCCAATGATTCGGAAAAAAACAGGGCTTTGAATCGACGCGTGGACATTATAATTTTAAAATCCGCATCTGAAGCAGAGGAACCTAAGTAA
- a CDS encoding MotE family protein: MKNIFSGKTIIILGIIIVLIIVAICLLCFKFYDFNRLHPSVKAVFSKLPILKNKVDSEQFSEIQEDDKILEEEKERIEDEWLEIEKQKQEIKNKESELLKKQAELEALEQELEVAKGKLETQMESIKDLAQYYELMEARNAAKILENIEDDFLIQLFQNMKKETVSEILSNLDPQKAASITKKMSGL, from the coding sequence ATGAAAAATATTTTTAGCGGCAAAACTATTATCATACTTGGAATAATAATAGTTTTAATTATTGTAGCAATTTGCCTTCTTTGCTTTAAATTCTATGATTTTAATAGATTACATCCCTCGGTAAAAGCTGTTTTTTCCAAGCTTCCCATTTTGAAAAATAAAGTAGACTCTGAACAATTTAGCGAAATACAAGAAGATGATAAAATCCTTGAAGAGGAAAAAGAGAGAATAGAAGACGAATGGTTAGAAATAGAAAAACAAAAGCAGGAAATAAAAAATAAAGAATCGGAGCTGCTTAAAAAACAAGCAGAGCTTGAAGCTCTGGAGCAAGAACTTGAAGTTGCTAAGGGAAAGCTGGAAACGCAAATGGAAAGTATTAAAGACTTAGCTCAGTACTATGAACTGATGGAAGCAAGAAATGCTGCTAAGATTTTAGAAAATATAGAAGATGATTTCTTAATACAGCTATTTCAGAACATGAAAAAAGAAACCGTTTCTGAAATCTTATCAAACCTTGATCCACAAAAAGCCGCTTCAATTACTAAAAAAATGAGCGGCCTATAA
- a CDS encoding flagellar hook assembly protein FlgD: MSIINTDYYYTANQEQKLGTTNLDKDDFLKLLVTQLRYQDPLEPMDNNEYIAQLAQFSSLEQMQNLNIQMASLSAISTIGKTAKAVVEQNEVEGTIKGIAFDRGSVNLIISNEDSEVKVPIENVAEIR, translated from the coding sequence GTGTCTATAATCAATACTGACTATTATTACACAGCAAACCAAGAACAGAAACTGGGAACAACAAATTTGGATAAAGATGACTTTCTAAAGCTTCTGGTTACCCAATTGAGGTATCAAGATCCGTTAGAGCCCATGGACAACAATGAGTATATCGCTCAACTGGCTCAATTTAGTTCCTTAGAGCAAATGCAAAATCTTAATATACAAATGGCCAGCCTTTCCGCTATAAGCACAATAGGTAAAACAGCAAAAGCTGTAGTTGAGCAAAATGAAGTTGAGGGCACTATAAAAGGGATTGCCTTTGATAGAGGAAGTGTAAACTTGATAATTAGCAATGAAGATAGTGAAGTAAAGGTACCTATTGAAAATGTGGCTGAGATAAGATAA
- a CDS encoding response regulator, translating into MGGILIVDDAAFMRMMIKDILTKNGYEVSGEAENGAVAVKMYDELKPDLVIMDITMPEMDGIEAVKKIKAMDSSAKIIMCSAMGQQAMVIDAIQAGARDFVVKPFQPERVLEAVKKALS; encoded by the coding sequence ATGGGAGGAATATTAATAGTAGATGATGCTGCCTTTATGAGGATGATGATCAAAGACATACTTACCAAAAACGGTTATGAAGTTTCCGGTGAGGCTGAAAACGGAGCGGTAGCAGTTAAAATGTATGATGAGCTAAAGCCAGATCTTGTAATTATGGATATTACAATGCCGGAGATGGATGGTATCGAAGCTGTAAAAAAGATAAAGGCAATGGACTCTTCAGCAAAAATAATAATGTGTTCAGCTATGGGGCAGCAAGCAATGGTAATTGATGCGATACAAGCAGGAGCCAGAGACTTTGTAGTAAAACCATTTCAGCCAGAACGAGTACTCGAAGCAGTAAAAAAGGCTCTGAGCTAA
- a CDS encoding flagellar hook protein FlgE, producing the protein MMRSMFSGVTGLRNHQVKMDVIGNNIANVNTVGFKKSRVTFQDTLSQTMRGAASPQGNRGGTNPMQVGLGMTIASIDTIHSPSSAEYTGNMTDLSIEGDGYFIVGDGLDMFYTRAGNFGFDENGNLINTANGLKVMGWQDTEKHEVPADKSPQSIRSIEIRKGMMIPASATTEINFAKNLNAETENNGTYSLPFKVYDSLGCAHNLTIEFTKTNANEWNYNITFTDSNVTNIANNTGTITFDNDGNCNIPAGGTMTFDLANGADNMSISIDFSGTTQYAKETNVDLSYQNGYPAGTLTDVTTDTTGVITGIFDNGYNRQLAQVALANFDNPAGLIKAGQNMYRYSNNSGEPQIGESGTGGRGAIAPGYLEMSNVDLSEEFTQMIITQRGFQANSRIITTSDEMLQELVNLKR; encoded by the coding sequence ATGATGCGGTCAATGTTTTCTGGGGTAACAGGCCTCAGAAATCATCAGGTAAAAATGGACGTTATAGGAAATAACATTGCAAATGTTAATACAGTCGGATTTAAAAAAAGCAGAGTTACATTTCAGGATACCTTAAGTCAAACTATGCGCGGAGCAGCATCGCCCCAAGGAAATCGCGGCGGTACTAATCCAATGCAGGTAGGACTAGGCATGACAATTGCATCGATTGATACCATACACTCACCAAGCAGTGCTGAATATACCGGTAACATGACTGATTTATCCATTGAAGGTGACGGATACTTTATTGTTGGCGACGGCCTCGATATGTTCTATACTAGAGCAGGAAACTTTGGATTCGACGAAAACGGCAACCTGATAAATACTGCTAACGGCCTTAAAGTCATGGGCTGGCAGGATACGGAAAAGCATGAAGTTCCTGCGGATAAATCACCACAGTCAATTCGAAGCATAGAAATCAGGAAAGGCATGATGATCCCTGCGTCAGCAACGACTGAAATCAATTTCGCAAAAAACCTTAATGCTGAAACAGAAAATAATGGAACATATTCACTGCCATTTAAAGTATACGATTCTCTGGGATGTGCTCATAACTTAACAATTGAATTTACCAAAACAAATGCTAATGAATGGAATTACAATATCACTTTCACCGATAGCAATGTTACTAATATAGCCAATAATACTGGAACAATAACATTTGACAACGATGGTAACTGTAACATTCCTGCGGGAGGAACAATGACATTTGATCTTGCTAATGGAGCTGACAATATGTCAATTAGCATAGATTTTTCAGGTACTACACAATATGCCAAGGAAACAAATGTTGATCTTTCCTATCAAAACGGGTACCCCGCAGGAACTCTGACGGATGTTACCACTGATACTACCGGAGTTATAACCGGTATCTTTGACAATGGTTATAATAGGCAGTTAGCACAAGTGGCTCTTGCAAATTTTGATAACCCAGCAGGCCTGATAAAAGCCGGACAAAATATGTACCGCTACTCGAATAACTCCGGAGAACCGCAGATCGGTGAAAGCGGTACCGGCGGACGAGGTGCTATTGCTCCTGGGTATTTGGAAATGTCTAATGTAGATCTTTCTGAAGAGTTTACTCAAATGATAATAACACAAAGAGGTTTTCAAGCTAATTCGCGTATAATTACAACATCTGATGAAATGCTTCAAGAATTGGTTAATCTCAAGAGATAA
- the fliJ gene encoding flagellar export protein FliJ produces the protein MKKFYFRLETPLRIKQLKEKTEKQKLAEAVIKKNKEEKHLVQLERSKKKVWEGIEKKLSNSVETRVLSDYSMYASHMTSQIDEQKMAVKQAHDIYEKRRLSYLAHRKEKQIFEKIKEKKYVDYNKKVNNEEQKISDEVANINYSRLERNTPDEKYF, from the coding sequence ATGAAGAAGTTTTACTTTAGATTAGAGACTCCTTTAAGAATAAAACAGCTTAAAGAAAAAACGGAAAAACAAAAACTTGCTGAGGCGGTTATTAAAAAGAATAAAGAGGAAAAACATTTGGTTCAATTGGAACGGTCAAAAAAAAAGGTATGGGAAGGAATTGAAAAAAAACTATCTAATTCAGTTGAAACGAGGGTATTATCAGATTATAGCATGTATGCTTCTCATATGACATCCCAAATTGATGAACAAAAGATGGCTGTCAAACAAGCTCATGATATTTATGAAAAAAGGAGACTTTCCTATTTAGCTCATAGAAAAGAAAAGCAAATCTTCGAAAAGATTAAAGAAAAAAAATATGTCGATTATAATAAGAAAGTAAATAATGAAGAACAAAAAATTAGTGACGAGGTTGCTAATATAAATTATAGTCGTTTAGAGAGGAATACACCTGATGAAAAATATTTTTAG
- a CDS encoding motility protein A: protein MDLATIIGIISGIILFMWAIFMGGTLMAFIDIPSAMIVFGGTIAATLVNYPFSKFTSLMKIIRIVFTEKPIDAGDVIRTIIALAETARREGLLALEDAAYQLKDDFMQKGILLIVDGTDPELVKNIMETELAFLEERHSEGQGILETMGALAPAFGLIGTIIGLINMLKNLDSPELIGPGMSVALVTTFYGSLVANLFFIPMAGKLKVRSREEILIKEVMIEGMLSIQAGENPRIIEEKLKAFLAPASRKHVNSNKDIESGEDIAW, encoded by the coding sequence ATGGATTTAGCTACGATAATCGGTATTATAAGTGGCATTATATTGTTTATGTGGGCCATTTTTATGGGCGGAACATTAATGGCATTCATAGATATCCCTTCTGCTATGATAGTATTTGGCGGTACTATAGCAGCCACATTAGTCAACTATCCTTTCTCAAAATTCACCAGTCTAATGAAAATCATAAGGATTGTATTTACTGAAAAACCTATTGATGCAGGTGATGTAATAAGAACCATTATAGCCCTTGCCGAAACTGCCCGCCGAGAAGGACTGCTTGCACTCGAAGATGCTGCTTATCAATTAAAAGATGATTTTATGCAAAAGGGTATATTGCTGATTGTCGATGGTACGGATCCCGAGCTGGTAAAAAATATAATGGAAACCGAACTTGCTTTTTTAGAGGAAAGGCATAGCGAAGGACAGGGAATTTTGGAAACAATGGGTGCACTAGCTCCGGCTTTTGGTTTAATAGGAACAATTATTGGGCTTATAAATATGTTGAAAAACCTGGATAGCCCTGAATTAATAGGCCCAGGAATGTCAGTAGCTCTGGTTACTACGTTTTACGGTTCATTAGTTGCAAATTTATTTTTTATACCCATGGCCGGAAAGCTTAAAGTGCGAAGCCGCGAAGAAATACTCATTAAGGAAGTAATGATAGAGGGCATGCTTTCCATACAAGCCGGTGAAAACCCAAGAATTATTGAGGAAAAATTAAAGGCATTTTTGGCGCCTGCTAGCAGAAAGCATGTGAACTCAAATAAAGATATTGAAAGCGGTGAAGATATTGCCTGGTAG
- a CDS encoding TIGR02530 family flagellar biosynthesis protein, translated as MQDYSKIQSGKNIGISPISTGVKKLQTIPEKGFDQILQQKIEDKELKISQHAQMRMNMRNIKLTKDQKEMINNAVDKAEQKGVRESLILMNDMAFVVSIKNRTVITAMNGDSVKENVFTNIDGAVIL; from the coding sequence ATGCAGGATTATTCTAAAATACAATCCGGAAAGAATATTGGTATTTCACCGATTTCAACAGGGGTAAAAAAGCTACAAACGATTCCTGAAAAAGGCTTTGATCAAATTCTTCAGCAAAAGATAGAAGATAAAGAACTTAAAATATCGCAGCATGCTCAAATGCGTATGAATATGCGAAACATCAAGTTGACAAAAGATCAAAAGGAAATGATTAATAATGCGGTAGATAAAGCTGAGCAAAAGGGTGTAAGAGAATCGCTCATATTAATGAATGATATGGCTTTTGTTGTTAGTATAAAAAACCGAACAGTAATTACAGCTATGAATGGAGACAGCGTAAAAGAGAATGTGTTTACAAATATAGACGGTGCCGTAATTTTATAA
- a CDS encoding flagellar FlbD family protein, whose protein sequence is MIELTRLNGTKFVLNAELIESVESTPDTVVTLTTDKKLVVLEKKDEIINKVIQYKKRIFLQ, encoded by the coding sequence ATGATCGAACTGACTAGGCTAAACGGCACGAAATTTGTTTTAAATGCCGAATTGATTGAAAGTGTAGAATCTACGCCAGACACCGTCGTAACATTAACCACAGATAAGAAACTTGTAGTTTTAGAGAAAAAAGACGAGATTATCAATAAAGTTATACAATACAAAAAACGTATTTTTTTGCAGTAA
- the fliI gene encoding flagellar protein export ATPase FliI, giving the protein MMHKNNFDYVYSLLDDIITIKPKGRISKIVGLTIESEGPPAELGEICIIKSPKNPKSIFSEVVGFRDEIVILMPLGDMEDLGPGWDVEATGKKMTTPVGDELLGRVLDGLGNPIDDKGPLKAKLHYPVSNNPPNPVERPIISEPLPVGVRAIDALLTCGIGQRLGIFAGSGVGKSTLLGMIARNTKADVNVIALVGERGRELNSFITKDLGEEGVKRSVIVVATSDKPPLVRTRAAFTATAIAEYFRDQGANVLLMMDSITRFAMAQREVGLAAGEPPVTRGYTPSVYATLPKLLERAGTSAKGSITGIYTVLVDGDDLNEPISDAVRGILDGHIVLSRELANKNHYPAIDVMASISRLMNDIVTPNHRKLAGRVKNILSVYKEAEDLINIGAYVKGNNPQIDESIKYIDKIENFLKQEVEEKINFEQTINALERIFEDEEL; this is encoded by the coding sequence ATGATGCATAAAAATAACTTTGACTACGTTTATTCTCTTTTGGATGATATAATCACTATAAAACCAAAAGGCAGAATATCTAAGATTGTTGGCCTTACGATTGAGTCTGAAGGTCCTCCGGCGGAGCTGGGTGAGATTTGTATAATAAAATCTCCTAAAAATCCAAAGTCTATTTTTTCAGAAGTAGTAGGTTTTCGCGATGAAATCGTAATTTTGATGCCGTTAGGCGATATGGAAGATCTTGGTCCAGGGTGGGATGTTGAAGCTACAGGAAAAAAAATGACGACTCCAGTCGGTGATGAGCTTTTAGGAAGAGTGCTGGACGGTTTAGGTAATCCTATTGATGACAAGGGGCCTTTAAAGGCAAAATTGCACTACCCAGTTTCTAATAATCCACCTAATCCGGTTGAACGTCCAATAATCAGTGAACCGCTTCCCGTCGGAGTTAGGGCCATTGACGCATTATTAACCTGTGGCATAGGCCAAAGACTTGGAATTTTTGCAGGAAGCGGCGTAGGAAAAAGCACGCTTTTAGGTATGATTGCCCGAAATACAAAGGCTGATGTTAATGTGATAGCTTTAGTAGGTGAAAGGGGACGGGAATTAAACTCTTTTATAACAAAAGACTTGGGAGAAGAAGGTGTAAAAAGGTCTGTCATAGTAGTAGCTACTTCCGATAAGCCACCATTGGTAAGGACTCGGGCAGCTTTTACCGCAACTGCAATAGCGGAATATTTTAGGGATCAAGGAGCAAATGTACTATTAATGATGGACTCAATAACAAGATTTGCTATGGCTCAAAGGGAGGTTGGCTTAGCAGCAGGTGAACCTCCAGTAACCAGAGGATACACTCCTTCGGTTTATGCAACCCTTCCAAAACTTTTAGAAAGGGCAGGAACATCTGCGAAGGGTTCAATAACCGGGATCTATACGGTTTTAGTCGATGGCGACGATTTAAATGAACCTATCTCAGATGCGGTTCGAGGCATTTTAGACGGTCATATAGTTTTGTCAAGAGAACTTGCAAACAAGAATCACTATCCTGCCATAGATGTAATGGCAAGCATAAGCAGACTTATGAATGATATTGTTACTCCAAATCACCGGAAACTGGCAGGCAGAGTAAAAAACATACTTTCAGTTTATAAAGAAGCAGAAGACCTGATAAACATAGGGGCATATGTAAAAGGCAATAATCCTCAGATTGATGAATCGATAAAGTATATCGATAAAATAGAAAACTTCTTGAAACAGGAAGTGGAAGAAAAAATTAACTTTGAACAGACCATAAATGCATTAGAAAGAATATTTGAGGATGAAGAATTATGA
- the fliL gene encoding flagellar basal body-associated protein FliL: protein MATQNNPEKKDKSKFQNLIMIILLLFVLMLLTSGVAYFVAKNIAGNNKTVVEQSKSNITYDAGEFLTNLSDKGYIRLSLVYLLNSKDVENELKLKESEIRDKIFVILRSETYDSIKDSEGMENLRKKIKESLNQILTNGSIVDVYFTSIIVN, encoded by the coding sequence TTGGCAACACAGAATAACCCAGAAAAAAAGGATAAGAGCAAATTTCAAAACCTGATAATGATTATATTGCTTTTATTTGTTTTAATGTTGCTAACTAGTGGAGTTGCATATTTTGTAGCAAAAAACATAGCCGGCAACAATAAAACAGTTGTAGAACAATCCAAAAGTAACATAACCTATGATGCAGGAGAATTTCTTACAAATTTATCCGATAAGGGATATATAAGATTGTCTTTGGTTTATCTATTAAATAGTAAAGACGTGGAAAATGAACTTAAATTAAAAGAAAGCGAAATAAGAGATAAAATTTTTGTAATACTTAGATCTGAGACCTATGATTCAATTAAGGATAGTGAAGGTATGGAGAATTTAAGAAAAAAAATTAAGGAGTCCTTAAACCAAATTCTGACTAATGGAAGTATTGTCGATGTATACTTTACAAGCATTATTGTAAATTAA
- the fliM gene encoding flagellar motor switch protein FliM, whose amino-acid sequence MSDILSQNEIDALLSALSTGEVKAEEIKSKELDKKVKPYDFKRPNKFSKEQLHTLSMIHENFARLLTTYLSAQLRTVVQINVFFVEQMTYNEFIFSIPNPSLIAVVDFSPLKGAAIMEINPSIAFSIIDRLLGGPGEYSGKLREPTEIETGIIEKVFSKMTRILSDAWKDIADIQTTLEKLETNSQFVQLVSPNEAVALITFNAKVGNSEGMINICIPHIVLEPIIPKLSTRIWLSTSKQEQAETTKQFITEKVYDTKTEIRAELGRTLITVGEFINLATGDVIALNKNIKDGADIFIKDKLKFSGSIGVHRNKMAIKIQKKFGEGGEFNG is encoded by the coding sequence TTGTCTGATATACTTTCTCAAAATGAAATAGATGCTCTTCTGTCAGCCCTGTCCACTGGAGAAGTAAAAGCAGAAGAAATCAAAAGCAAAGAATTGGATAAAAAAGTCAAACCATATGATTTTAAACGTCCAAATAAATTCTCAAAAGAGCAGCTGCACACATTAAGCATGATACATGAAAATTTTGCTCGTTTATTGACTACTTACCTTTCTGCACAATTACGGACTGTTGTTCAAATAAATGTATTTTTTGTGGAGCAGATGACATATAATGAGTTTATTTTTTCTATACCTAATCCTTCGCTTATTGCTGTTGTAGATTTTTCACCATTAAAAGGTGCTGCTATAATGGAGATAAATCCATCCATTGCTTTTTCAATTATCGATAGGCTGTTGGGAGGACCAGGAGAATATAGCGGAAAATTACGAGAACCTACAGAAATTGAAACCGGTATAATTGAAAAAGTTTTTAGTAAAATGACCAGAATATTAAGTGATGCATGGAAAGATATCGCAGATATTCAAACAACTTTGGAAAAGCTTGAAACGAATTCTCAATTTGTGCAGTTAGTTTCTCCTAATGAAGCAGTTGCCTTAATTACGTTTAATGCTAAAGTTGGCAACAGTGAAGGTATGATTAATATTTGCATACCTCATATTGTATTGGAACCCATAATACCTAAATTATCTACTAGAATATGGTTGTCTACCAGTAAGCAAGAACAAGCAGAGACAACAAAACAATTCATAACGGAAAAAGTTTACGATACTAAAACAGAAATTAGAGCAGAGCTTGGCCGAACCCTTATAACCGTTGGTGAATTTATTAATCTTGCAACCGGAGATGTGATAGCATTGAATAAAAATATAAAAGATGGTGCGGATATTTTCATTAAAGACAAATTAAAATTCTCAGGTTCGATTGGCGTTCATCGTAATAAAATGGCAATTAAAATACAAAAAAAGTTTGGAGAGGGGGGCGAATTTAATGGATGA
- a CDS encoding flagellar hook-length control protein FliK, whose amino-acid sequence MEMVLQAFEVACDSVNNFNENKPNTSKSSKNFEDHLEGIRKIIEKDLNADDKDSKMQENNAFLIQLLNLLNINVQIEDLQAAVNGQLPDADINLNADLANLYTNTEFHQNKLIQCWQEILQEFSINGDVTQDTAEIFYLAMKKAFPTNMPEMDSKEVHTLLNEMLTNTKPEIEQTEDLARYSNGDKFIWEYNSSTPNLLVQDKHEKSSLEKFDIHNLIDKEENSSPTTYVRDNNVEKVFGDEHGLNNDLRNNQIMYDDKNTVESLYLDAANTSIKESTVALQDDKISPASFSAENSQTTEILNQLVDKMHFALEGETQQVSIRLKPDYLGSVLIKVFTDKDKLKAELFVENTQVRDILKLHAIDFQHQIKQQGYSVSEINVYKLSDELEMGAFNQQSNSNSSYNKSKGVRSIFNKQEPENREVLIQDYYDQWGNVSRINYKV is encoded by the coding sequence ATGGAAATGGTATTGCAAGCTTTTGAAGTGGCGTGTGACTCGGTTAATAACTTCAATGAAAACAAACCGAACACCAGTAAAAGCTCAAAAAACTTTGAAGATCATCTCGAAGGTATAAGAAAAATAATTGAAAAAGACTTGAATGCTGATGATAAGGATAGCAAGATGCAAGAAAACAATGCTTTCTTGATACAGTTATTAAATTTGTTAAATATTAATGTTCAAATCGAGGATTTGCAAGCAGCAGTTAACGGCCAATTGCCCGATGCAGATATAAATCTTAATGCAGATTTGGCCAACCTTTATACTAATACAGAATTTCACCAAAATAAGTTAATTCAATGCTGGCAAGAAATATTACAAGAATTCAGTATAAACGGTGATGTGACACAAGATACTGCCGAAATATTCTATTTGGCAATGAAAAAGGCTTTTCCAACAAATATGCCGGAAATGGATTCAAAAGAAGTGCATACTTTGCTCAATGAGATGCTTACAAATACTAAGCCGGAAATAGAGCAAACCGAAGACCTCGCAAGGTATAGTAATGGTGACAAGTTTATCTGGGAGTATAATTCATCAACGCCTAATTTATTAGTCCAGGACAAGCATGAAAAGAGTAGTCTTGAAAAGTTCGATATTCACAATTTAATAGATAAAGAAGAAAATAGTTCACCTACTACTTATGTCAGGGATAATAATGTTGAAAAAGTTTTTGGAGATGAACATGGTTTAAACAACGATTTACGAAACAATCAGATTATGTATGATGATAAAAATACGGTAGAATCACTATATTTGGATGCTGCTAACACCTCTATAAAGGAATCAACCGTTGCTTTGCAGGACGATAAAATTAGTCCAGCTTCATTTTCCGCGGAAAACAGCCAAACCACCGAGATATTAAATCAATTGGTGGACAAGATGCACTTTGCTTTAGAAGGCGAAACCCAACAGGTGAGCATCAGGCTGAAACCGGATTATCTTGGTAGTGTATTAATCAAAGTATTCACAGATAAAGATAAGTTGAAAGCAGAGCTTTTTGTAGAAAATACACAAGTAAGGGATATACTAAAACTCCATGCTATAGACTTTCAACATCAAATTAAGCAACAAGGATATAGTGTTTCAGAAATAAATGTATATAAGTTGTCGGATGAATTGGAAATGGGAGCATTCAATCAGCAGTCAAATAGCAACAGCAGTTATAATAAATCCAAAGGCGTACGAAGTATTTTTAACAAACAAGAACCAGAAAATCGAGAGGTTCTGATACAGGACTACTATGATCAATGGGGAAATGTCAGCAGAATAAACTATAAAGTATGA